The following nucleotide sequence is from Trifolium pratense cultivar HEN17-A07 linkage group LG2, ARS_RC_1.1, whole genome shotgun sequence.
TGCATTAGTATATTCACTTGGGTTGGACAAATATGTATCGACTTCAGCTGGAGTTTTCTCAAACAAACCATCAAACTCTGATCGGGCCCATGTCAAGCAATGATCAATGTTGTGTGGAAATGAGTGCACAGTGCACATCGGTGCCTGTTTCTCAGGAGGATCTATCGATGCACCATAATTTTCTGTGAGATGGGGAATGACCATCTGGGTATTGCATTTCGCTCCAAGAGTCCCAGATTCAAGAAGAGGCTTTTGGAAATACAGGCATCTCCGATCAACATACCGTCTTGCATTCACATCGTCCAGTGCATTTATCACAACACTCAAGTTTTCCCAGAAGGTATCATGAAACACATTTTCAGTTTCAGGGCTGACACGGTTTTGTAGAGCTTCAATATTAAAACTAGGATTTATAGATGCAGCAGCTGAAGCAGCAACAGTGGACTTGGCCTGTCCAATATTCCAATCACGGAAGAGTAACTGTCTGCTTAGATTGCTTTTCTCTATCACATCATCATCAGTAATTGTCAACTTCCCCTGCTTTCCACAAGCAACTCCCATAAGTGCAaggttttttaaaaattcacatCCCAAGGCACTACATCCAACAACAAACACTTGAGAATCCTCTAACTTCTTTTGTAACTTCCGTCCAAAAACTGAAATTTGTGCATCATAACGACTATTTACTGGTCTAAAATCATCTGGGTCCAGCTGTTCTGAAGGAAGTGATTCCACCgaatcaaaatagaaaaactGCAAGGGAACAAAAGTTTAAacaaaagtattttaaaaaagcagAGAACATGATGAAACagttcattaaaaaaaacatgaaacagttcataaaaaaatgatgaaacaGTTAAAAATATACTTACTTGAAAAAGTGGATGAAATTTTCCAGAGCAAGCTTTGAGAACTTCTTGTCCAACAATTCCACCAAACATGGCAGCCATAGGGTTCAGTACAGCCCTAGAACCAAAGGCAAATCGGCGCAACAGTTTTGGATTTATAGCATCTAGTTTATCATCACCTGAGCTGTCATTCATATCAGTGACAATGGCTATAAGCTTTTGTGCATCATCCTCTACTCCAGGAATAGGGAAGCGACCTAACTCAGACATAAATTTATCCAAAGCCTGGAATGCTAAGTGAAGGAGAGGTGGGCGATCAAACTTGGCAAAATCACTCAGAAGAAAATCACCTTTATCACTAAGTGCCTCCCTCAGTGGCTTAAAATTCAATACCTTTTGCTGCTTGATTTGTGTGACAATACCACCTTTTTCATAGCTACCATAATTTGTCGTGTCTTCTTCAAGGGTAAATGAATAAGCGCTAGCATTTTTAATCTTCCTTGGCTTTCCATCATTTAATTCCTTCATACCATGAACTTCAGAGAATACAACAAGATCTCCATCCTGAAACTCAAGCCTCTCATCATCAACACAGGAAACTAGAGCAGGATTGTCGTTGCTGACAGATGCAATTATGCCAGTATGGGCTTCCTCTCCATCAACATCAAAAACAGTAAACTCAGGCCCAAAATCACAGAACACGGAACCAAAAAGGCCTCTAACTTCGGTTTTAATAAAAGCAATAGTAGGTTCATGACTGTGGCAGTAATCATTGTACTCAATGGCTTTCTCAAGACTAATATCAGTAAAAACAACAGCCTACAAAAatagcaaataaaaaaattgtaaatatcaCAAGCATTATACACTACTTATGAAAGCACAAACAGTTcggaaaaaacttcaaaataaattacaacatTATACTACAAACATTATCAGTCTTAGGTTATATACTTGTCTTTACTTCAGAATTATGCAAATCATCACAGCAGGACTTTATGGAAAGGAGCAAGAGCAACAAATCAATATGCAGAAAGGAGTGCTTATCAGTGGTTTTATATGCTAGGGGAAACTATAAAACTTTACAAACatattttctaaatatcaaCTGCTACTAGCCTACTAGAAGTGAGAACATTTTCAGCAGCTACATTGCCCTTTCAAAAAccatagataaattaaaatattcagaAACGACAAGCAAACAGACAAACATCTATgtaagtgtgtgtgtgtgtgtgtgtgtgtgaagaGTAGAAAGCAAGAGAGATACTTGGAAATCAGCAAGTTTCTCTTTTGTCAGCTCAGATGTTAAGCTTTGCACAACCACTGCATTGTTCAGCTCCTGCAACTTAGCAACAGAAGCCAATGCTCTGTTTTTCCCAACATCATTCTCCGAAAACACAAAATTGCTAGACATGTCCCATAGCTCAACATTCCCCACATCATGCAAGGTCACAGATTTGACACCGGCAAGAATGAGATTCTTCGCTGCAAATGGCAATTTAATGGCTTAAGTTAACAATGTAAACATTACAAGACTGAATTTGAAGAGCAGTTAATCATTGTCCATTGAAATTTCTCACCATAAACAATAAACTACAAGATTATGTACAGTGATATCCCCTCCATTGAAATCTCTTACCATAAATAATAAACTACAAGAATATGTACAGTGATATCCCCGTCACTGCCTCCATTTTGCAGATGGCAATGAAAACTAATAACCAAATCACAAAACTTAGAAGGACCAATCTCATTATCTAAGAAGCAGAGATGTTTAAGCTCCAGGATATAGAGCAGAAATAACCATTGGCAGTTTTACCGAGAACCATTACAAatcaaaaattgaacaaaaaacacaaaccaAACCTATATCTAGGCAGCAAGAAACTAACCTAAAATCTACTgaagaaacaacaataacaatgtgACAAGCAATCAACAAAAATTCAAGATCAAAGACTACATACCAAAACCAAAAGTCATGACCATAACCACAGAACTTACTAGCACTAATCACATCATCTCCAATTAAATTAACCATTGAAAAAGCTTCATCAAGAACCATTACAAACAATATGGCACACAAAAAtcacaaacaacaaaaaatataacagCATCAAGAAACTAATCTAATATTCATTcaagaaacaacaataacaacatgaAAAGCAAGCGATCAACCGAGATTCAATATCAAAAACTACTTACCAATCTCGACGCCAAGACCCTGCATTCCGGACACAAGGACATCAGCTCCAAAAAGCCTCCGCATGGTCTCTCTACCATACACAGCCAGCTGCCTGCTATGTAAATCTTCATCAATCTCTTGAGGATTGTTATCTCCCACAGGCATAACGTAAGTTCCTTGATCAACCTCTTTCTCGCTATTGCTATTGTTGTTATTACTGCCACTCAAACTCCGGTCGCTGTTAACGGCCGATTCTTCTGGTTCGGTAAACTACTAAAGATCAACTAGGAAGTATAAAGATCAACTAAAAAACATGCAAAAACGTAAAGATTAACTGAAAATAGTTAAGATTAACGGAAAAATGACTAACAAAAAACCATAACCCTAGAGATTCCTTAACGTGATTAAGATTGAGTAAAAAAGCAAGAGATACAAATCAAGAAGAGAATGAGGAAGATCGAAGCAACTTACCGATCGGAACATCTAGAAGAAGTAAGGAAAACGAAGAATGGAATCGAGAGAAATGGCGGGAATCAAGAGAAATGGCGGGAATCGGAGAGAAACAGAAAACGGttatgcttcttcttcttcttcttggttTTGGGTTTTTGTGATAGTGTGTTTGAAGTGTTATGGTATTTATACTAGAATTTGAAATTAGAAAAACGAAAATGCGAAAttagaaaggaaaagaaaattgagTTATGAATTGAGGGGTATTTATGGATTTTTGTAATGTAGAAAATTAGAAAGCAAACATGTTTGTTGTGACTTTGTGGGTAACAGTGTGAAGGGTGTGATACGGCGTCGTTTTGTGTTGGTTTGGTATGTGAAAATATGACGTCGTTATAGGGATGTTCACGTAAAGCGTGGTTCAAGTTTGAATAGTTTTGGGTCCAACGGAAACCATACTTTTGGTTCATTgggtttattttatatttcaactttcaagtaccttatattttaaaagttttgagtTAATCTCTTCCGGTTCTttatattttaaactttttaagTTAGTCCcttaaatttagaaaatttgaattagttagttattatttaatcatcTTTATAGGACTAATTAATTCAAAACCACCAACACAAACCTAACTATTACAGGGGGTATGATTCGAAACAAGACTCGGTTGGAAGAATTGGACCGCACACATATTACTATGTTTTCTGTAGACGAAGGGGGGCAAGACCACATAAAGGTGGTGTTTATAGTGATGGACCCAGAGATGTTTATTTTAAGTTGAACAATATTGGCTCATCTCTTATTTCTATGGCAAAGCTTGGCCCATCTTCTAACTCTAAGGCAAAGTCGATTCCCCAAGTATCAATTGGCAAAACTCTTAACAGTATTAATCCTACACCTGCAAAAGtgaaaaaaacaacaacatatTATCCATCAATTGCTTTTTATTCATCTCAATGGTCAACTCTCCCTTCTTCATGTTGATGCAGGCGTGACTGGTTGCTAGGAATGGTCTTCATAGGATTATATCTCTTTCATCAGCTAAGTCTATGTTTATGATCACAAAGTCTATTGGGAATGTCAGGTCTTTGACTTTCACTATGACATCTTCAATCATCCCATGTGCATTTATTATTGACTTGTTTGCTAGGAGTAGTTCCAACTTACTGGAAATTGTCATTTTTCCCAGTTTGTACTTCTCGACGAGAGTTAATGGCATTAGATTGATGCTGGAACCAAGGTCTAGTAattctactattttattttatcgaTCAATGTTCAGTCGTAATCGAGATCGAGTCCTATCACTAGGTCAATAGAAATGACATCTACAGATTGATGGAATTTGGCTTTCACCGCTGCTTTCGACGTGTCATCGTCATGCACAACACTTTCTTTGTGAAAATCGACTTGAAGATTATTGTCCTTTGAGGAAGCTTCAGGTTGAGGAAAACCTTCACTTTCTGGTTCCACATCTACTTCATCCATCTCTATCACTTTGAATCGAATCGAATGCGGTTATGCTTCGATGCATGATCAACAGTGAAAGGTTCATCACATACAAAACATAAACCCAATTTCCATCTTCTCTTCTACTTCAACAGCACTCAAAATTTTCACACTCTTGAATTTTGCAGCCGTTATGCGCGCTGAATCGAAGGCTCGAGATCCCAATTGTAACGGAAAATAGATTTCAGAGACGAAACCGATAGAATCAAGTCTCGAAGTAGGAATTCCAATGGTTGAATAGAATTCAGTACAAATGAGAAATGTAAACATAAATTGAAAGTTATTTTTGAGAGGAGGGATAATTGTTCATTATGATTTCATTAATTTACAATTACAAAAGAGCTAGTGATGTATATTTATCAAAGATGATGAATCTAAGATGTAACTTAAATTACAAGCATGGCATAATAACTGACCCTATCAACATGGCATAACAGGTTTTGGCTGATCAGTCTTTTGCGCAGGAATTGAAAACTATGAATAACATGAGAGAGGCATTTCTGAAAAACTCTatcattttacttttttcatGAAGAGTAGGCAAAGAATATAAACATGAAGAGAAGTGATGGTCTACACTCTTGACAGTTCAGCATAAAATCAAGAATGCAGTGAAAGATCACACTCAAGTGCTACACAAAGCATATACTGCAAATATAACAAATAACAATCAAACCTTATTCTTTTGGAATATACATATATATCCCCAATACCTTCGATCAAGTAGATTGTTTCTAGAAGCATCTTGTTTGTTGGATTACTAATTACATGATCTCACCGCGCGCACCTTCCAAGAAGTGGAGTAGCCAGAAAAAGTATATTATCGCTGGCAGAATGTTAAACATAGTGAATACATATTGCTGGCAGAATGTAGTAAAAGTTCAAAGTATATTATCAAATTCTTCATATAGATATTATTTCAACACAAACCTAAAGGCCATTCAATAAGGGTAAAatgtcaatcatttcattgatGCAGAAACCAAATTAGTTTGCAAATAAGAATAGATAGAGTAAACAAGCTAATATCCCAATAATTgtgaaaacaagaaaaacaattaatGACTTATTCCTTGAATTGGAAGAATGTTTTCCTTGTAGTTTACTATCTGACTATAATAAACCAGTCCTCCTTCGTAACCAAGCTCCGCAATCATTTGGGTATTTAAATCAAGCCAAACTAGTTTTCCATCTTTACTTATGAAGACTATTTCTCCTTTCATCCCCACTCCCATAGGACGCTCAACACAAGACAATGGCCcaacaattaaaaatttagtccaTGATTCCTTTATaccaaattcacccaaaattGATATGTGAAAAGTACTCGCCTCATTATGATATGAGATCAATGCAATGAACCCATTGAACACCGCCAAATTTATCCATGAATTAACCTCATAACAATTATCTACATTTGATGGTATGGGTGTTATGCAGAACACCTCATTGTTCAAGTaaaatgaaaccaaaaatggTCTTTTTggtctttcttcttcttcttcttcttcttcttcttcttcttcttcttcttcttcttcttcttcttcttcttcttcttcttctttttcacaCAACCAATGACACACTCCATCCATGTAGACTTGGGTGCCACCATTACATTCCAATGAATATGGCATGTTAATATGAAGTCTCCTCCACGAGTCACTTCTTAGGCTGTATATCTCCCATATGGGATTATGAAGTATTTTCACCCATTCGTCAAAGTAATCACATGATGATCCTATAGAAACATGCACATGCCGAATGACCTTATAGTCATTTGTAGCATGTTCATAACCAAATCCGTGAATATTATACGTAACAGAATTTGGGATATGCGAATGCAACCACTCAGCCTCACTGGAATGAAAGAGCTTGCCTGTTTGGGTAGCTGGTGTCCACAATGCAATTCTGACATTAATAGATGAATAGAGACAAAATGTGCCATTAATACTACCAGATCCAAAAATATTAGTAAGAAGAGGTCTCCAACCTTTAAATGGATTTGACCAATCTAATTGAACCATATTCTCAAACATCTCACCAGAAAAAGAATAGAAAAGGTCTTCATCAGGGGACTGATTAACATTTAGGATGAGAGATGATGGGTCATTATACGATAAGAAATTGCTACGGAACATGTTCATGAAGTGATCATTTTGAAATAAGAGAGACCATGATTTTCGAACACATTCAAATCGCTTCAAAGATTTAACAGGCAACTTTGATAGAATTGATAAGGAAATATCATCAGGTATGTAAGAGTTCACCTTTTCGTTTGTAGCAGCCATTGATTTCTTCTCCGTCGCAATTTGTTGAATAGAAAAAGGGAATGCTATGATATTATTCAACTGCAAAGTAGTGGCTTATATAAAGCCTTTACAAAGAAAAGCAAATAAATTGAATCACTCCACTAAACCAGTCCACTAACTGATAACGTGGATTGTGGAGAAAAATCCTCTAACAACTCCTAATAAGTAGGGATTTTTATTAACTAAAAGATTGAAACTAATCCTAACAACAATGACAATTTAGcaacaatattttcaacaaTGCTAAACCCTAATTTTAAAGGTGCTAGGGTTTTGGTTGCAAGAGTAGTGAAACAAGCGTAGAGACTGCTTGTTTGTGTCTTACTTTATGTATATACTAGAAATTaaacccgtgcgatgcacgagtttgattaaatttgttattttataatttggttattgaataaaataatatgatattaaattttttaaaatttaataatagatttataatATTGATAAATAATAGACTTATAAAATTCATAATGTCCATTGTATTTAATGAACCCAATTAATCAGCTAACTAATGAGTTTGCTAAGCGGTTAATAAGTTTCTCCTAAGTTCaacttcaaataaaattatcaaagaTAGGTATGTAtattaaaaatacttttttatgatcaagtcaaaaagaaaaaaaaaattatgatgaaatttttttgtgGTGTTTAATCAAGACATAAACTTTATCGGTATTTTCtattaaatctaaaaatgaAAGTTGGTGTATTTAgaaagactaaaaatatatttattcctATTTTATATTAGATAAGTACTTCAAAAGAATAAATAGTTCGTTTATAAACTTTCGAGATAGATTAAAACTCATTAGTAAAATACTGTAAAAATCCCtcaccgaaaaaaaaatctgtaaaAATTTGAAGCTTTTGGTTAGTGAAATTTGAAAGAGATCCTTTAAAACTAACATTAGAATTAGAGGTTTTTTATACCCTAATTTGTATATTATAATGttaaacaacacaaaaatacCAAGTTCAATGCTACTACCTCACTTGCAACACCGTAAACCGGCCTTGTTTATTGTTCCAAGCGATAGAATGTTACGACAATCCATACAATGgtgtatttttgtattgtaGGGAATAGGGAAGAAATCAAgctcaaataaaataatatatttataggtTAAGTTGTACCATCAATAATAAAATGCTACTATAATACATACAATGGTCATTCAAGCCAGACCATACCTCGAGACCTATTCAACAACCAAACTCTCATAATCAATCGACCACtcaaatttgagtttttataaataattaagttATAAATAGACATATACCTCATGATTTTGAAGGGAAAACCttcctttacatttttttttgaagcactTCCTTTACATATAAATTGAGATATACCTCATGATCATTCTCTTATATGAAGTCAAAGGTACAAATCATATATACATTAGCACACATAATGTGCACCGTAATATTCTCACATGTTGAATCTATAAAAGATCAAGACACATAATGagataacaaatttttttaaaaaaaaaaattttgcagataagaaaaataataataactacaAAAGGGGTCTAATGTATATAAAACTAAGCAATATATCATTCTACAATTATACTTGACTTTTCATTGGCAATGGCTGTAATTGGTGatcatcaaaataatgaaaacaattGCATAAGCTTTGagagatatatcatattttatcttAATGTTGCAATTATATGCaagaatttttcattttttgttgatCGAATTGGTAAATTCATATGATTTTTATATCTTAGGATCCCTTATAGAGATAAATATGCTTGATATGTCTGTCTTGTCCATCAGAAAGGTTTCAATAAAAATCTtgtttaaatgtattttatctttggtgattttttatctttttcatccTTTGGTTCAGTTCGTCTTAAATTATGTATCAGATAGCGTAACTGCTTACTCTtactcttcttctctattctctAAGCAATTTACAATtgctcatattttaaaaaatgcagTTCTTGTGCTACTTTATTGGATTATATAGAAATCGAGAGAACTTAAGAGAAATTGTGAAGCTTTTTTAGTTTACAGAGATACAtgtctcttcttcttcttcttttttttttactaaaaatatacATATCTCTCTTCttattaatgaaaataaattctaaattattcaATTCTATACAATGGTTCTGAAACAGAAATTGAATAGGACTATTCATATAATGCAATTTCATATGATGCCACGGTTAGGACTTCCTCCATGATAAAGCTTGAGAATTGGTTTAATTTGTCATAGTAATATTTTCCCAAACTCCATTTGTGATGTTGCTACACATTCAGCAACAACAATGTTGCGTTAATGATCAAAGTGTGAATCTCGTAACCTTCTCacccaaataaaaattcaagcATGCGTGAACTCATATGATcaatagaaattaaaattaaaattctcaTTATTAAAACTTGATGAAATAGATAATCTGTAAAAGAAggcaatttttgtaaaaaaaaattgatatgtcAGTTGGTATAGACATCTCAACAAATAAAGACTAAAAATGTACAATTCATGAGATTGATAGCAACTCAACCTAAAATAGAACAAATTTTTTAACTAAGcacaatttttatatatgcatACTCAAGTTTACAattcatgaaacaaatgtaaaaTCTTGGCATTTTTTAAAAACGTGAAA
It contains:
- the LOC123904031 gene encoding ubiquitin-activating enzyme E1 1-like → MDEVDVEPESEGFPQPEASSKDNNLQVDFHKESVVHDDDTSKAAVKAKFHQSVDVISIDLFTEPEESAVNSDRSLSGSNNNNSNSEKEVDQGTYVMPVGDNNPQEIDEDLHSRQLAVYGRETMRRLFGADVLVSGMQGLGVEIAKNLILAGVKSVTLHDVGNVELWDMSSNFVFSENDVGKNRALASVAKLQELNNAVVVQSLTSELTKEKLADFQAVVFTDISLEKAIEYNDYCHSHEPTIAFIKTEVRGLFGSVFCDFGPEFTVFDVDGEEAHTGIIASVSNDNPALVSCVDDERLEFQDGDLVVFSEVHGMKELNDGKPRKIKNASAYSFTLEEDTTNYGSYEKGGIVTQIKQQKVLNFKPLREALSDKGDFLLSDFAKFDRPPLLHLAFQALDKFMSELGRFPIPGVEDDAQKLIAIVTDMNDSSGDDKLDAINPKLLRRFAFGSRAVLNPMAAMFGGIVGQEVLKACSGKFHPLFQFFYFDSVESLPSEQLDPDDFRPVNSRYDAQISVFGRKLQKKLEDSQVFVVGCSALGCEFLKNLALMGVACGKQGKLTITDDDVIEKSNLSRQLLFRDWNIGQAKSTVAASAAASINPSFNIEALQNRVSPETENVFHDTFWENLSVVINALDDVNARRYVDRRCLYFQKPLLESGTLGAKCNTQMVIPHLTENYGASIDPPEKQAPMCTVHSFPHNIDHCLTWARSEFDGLFEKTPAEVDTYLSNPSEYTNAMRNAGDGQARHTLERALDCLDRDKCDTFEDCITWARLKFEDYFANRVKQLTINFPEDATTSTGAPFWSAPKRFPRPLQFSTSGLGHLNFVMSAAILRSEISGIPIPEWVKNPKKVADAVGRVIVPGFQPKGEKVVTDEKADADVINDLIIKLETCRTNLAPTFRMKPIQFEKDDDTNYHMDVIAGLANMRARNYSIPEVDKLKAKFIAGQIIPAIATSTAMATGLVCLELYKVLDGGHKVKDYRNTFANLALPLFSMAEPVPPKVINHKETSWTVWNRWTLGNNPTLRELIQWLKDKGLKAYSISCGNYLLFPSMVGSTKDKKKRMDRTIENLVRDKLTIPLYRRHLDLLVGCQDEEGNDVDIPRVSVCFR
- the LOC123904033 gene encoding F-box/kelch-repeat protein At3g06240-like, which gives rise to MAATNEKVNSYIPDDISLSILSKLPVKSLKRFECVRKSWSLLFQNDHFMNMFRSNFLSYNDPSSLILNVNQSPDEDLFYSFSGEMFENMVQLDWSNPFKGWRPLLTNIFGSGSINGTFCLYSSINVRIALWTPATQTGKLFHSSEAEWLHSHIPNSVTYNIHGFGYEHATNDYKVIRHVHVSIGSSCDYFDEWVKILHNPIWEIYSLRSDSWRRLHINMPYSLECNGGTQVYMDGVCHWLCEKEEEEEEEEEEEEEEEEEEEEEEEEERPKRPFLVSFYLNNEVFCITPIPSNVDNCYEVNSWINLAVFNGFIALISYHNEASTFHISILGEFGIKESWTKFLIVGPLSCVERPMGVGMKGEIVFISKDGKLVWLDLNTQMIAELGYEGGLVYYSQIVNYKENILPIQGISH